The nucleotide sequence ATTGTTGACATTTTTATTTAAAAATTAGTAGCACAAATTTACTTAAACACTAACAATTGAGCTTACATTTTATAAGTATTTTGTAAGTTTGTTGAAACGATTCATTATGCCGAACGAAAAGCTTCCGAATAAAAAATCTTTAAATGAAATTGAAGGAATTTCCCAACCCAATTTCATCAATCCGGCTTCTATCCAAAACATTCAAAAATTCAGAAACAAACCTTTGAATATTGAATTGCTGATTGAAAAACTGCTGCAAGGCGATATTCCGTCGTTAAGTAAAGCCATCACAATTATAGAAAGTACCAACCCAACGCACAAAGAACAAGCACATAAAATAATTCAAACCTGTTTACCACACGCCAATAAATCGGTACGAATTGGTATAACCGGCGTGCCTGGTGTGGGAAAAAGTACGTTTATTGAAGCATTTGGAATGTATCTTACATCTATCGGGAAAAAAGTAGCCGTTTTAGCGGTTGATCCCAGCAGCACCATTAGCAAAGGAAGCATTTTGGGCGATAAAACCCGTATGGAAGATTTGGTTAAAAATGCAAATGCGTTTATACGTCCGTCGGCATCGGGCGAAAGTTTAGGTGGCGTTTCTCGAAAGACCCGTGAAAGTATTATTTTGTGCGAAGCCTGTGGATTTGATACGATTTTGATTGAAACGGTGGGAGTTGGACAAAGTGAAACAGCTGTTCACAGTATGACCGATTTCTTTTTACTGTTGAATTTAGCCGGTGCCGGTGATGAATTACAAGGAATTAAACGCGGAATTATGGAAATGGCTGATTCTGTTATCATTAATAAAGCCGATGGCGATAATTTAAAGCGTGCCAACAATGCCAAATTAGATATTAACCGTGCGTTGCATTTATTTCCTTTAAAAGATTCTAAATGGCAGCCAAAAGTATTATTGGCAAGTGCTTTTTACAACCAAGGAATTGAAGATGTTTGGCAACTTTTAGAGAAATATTTTTCGTTAACCAAAGAAAATGGCTATTTTGAAACCAACCGAAAAAACCAGAACGCCTATTGGTTAAAAGAAACAATTAACGAACAGTTACTTTCAAATTTTTATCAAAATCAAACCATAAACGAACAATTACAAAATGCAGAAAACGCTGTACAAAACAACGAAAAATCGCCATTTGTAGCCGCAAATGAGTTGTTGGAATTGTATGATAAATCTCAAAAATATCATTCTGAATGAAAAGAGGAATCTTAGATAATTGATTATCAAAGATTCCTCTTTTTGTTAAAATGACAAGAAAAACCAAATTGCCTGACTTAAAAAACGAAACTACATTTCCATTTTTGCCGAAAGTTCAAACCAGCGTTCTTCTTTTTCTTCTATGGTTTCAATAATCTTTTGTAATTCCACACCTTTTGTAATCATTTCATCATCAGAAACAGTTCCGTTTGAGAAACCGTCTTCTATTTGTTTTTTCTGATATTCTAAATCTTTTATTTCGCGTTCAATTTTAGAAAATTCTTTTTGCTCGTTAAAACTCAAACCTGCTTTTTTAGGTTGATTTTCTTTCCAGTTTACTTTTTCTTTCGGTGCTTCGTCTTTTACAGGTTCGGCAGAATCTTCGTAAATTCTAAAATCGGAATAGTTCCCTGGGAAATCTTCAATTTCGCCTTCGCCTCTAAACACAAATAAATGATCAACAATTTTATCCATAAAATAACGGTCGTGCGATACTACCAATAAACAACCAGGATAATCTAACAAAAAGTTTTCCAACACATTTAATGTAACAATATCCAGATCGTTTGTAGGCTCATCGAGAATCAAAAAGTTAGGATTTTGTATTAAAACCGTACACAAATACAATCGTTTTAATTCGCCACCGCTTAATTTTTCTACAAAATCGTGCTGTTTTTTTCTATCGAACAAAAAGCGTTCTAACAACTGCCCTGCCGAAATGGTTCTGCCCTTGGTTAACGGAATGTATTCGCCGTATTCTTTAATAATATCAATCACTTTTTGCTCGGGTTTCGGGTTAATGCCACTTTGCGTGTAATAACCAACCTTAATGGTATCGCCAATGATTACTTTACCAGAATCGGGCTGAAGCGTTTGAGTTAAAATATTTAAAAAAGTTGATTTTCCGGTGCCGTTTTTACCGATGATACCGATGCGTTCGCCACGATTAAACAGATAATCGAAGTTTTTAAGTATTACTTTGTTTGGGAACGATAAAGAAACGTTGTGTAGTTCAATGATTTTTGACCCCATACGTTCCATATTGATTTCCAGCTCTAACTGATGTTCTTTGCGGCGCGAATGGGCTTTTTCTTTAATTACGTAAAAATCGTCTTGACGTGATTTTGACTTGGTTGTACGGGCTTTTGGCTGGCGACGCATCCAGTCTAATTCTTTTACAAAAAGGTTTTTTGCTTTATCAATTGATGCGTTTTCTGACGCAATTCGCTCTTCTTTCTTTTGCAGGTAATACGAATAATTGCCTTTGTACTGATATATTTTTCCGTTATCTAATTCAATGATTTCGTTACAAACACGTTCCAGAAAAAAACGGTCGTGCGTAA is from Flavobacterium dauae and encodes:
- the meaB gene encoding methylmalonyl Co-A mutase-associated GTPase MeaB, with translation MPNEKLPNKKSLNEIEGISQPNFINPASIQNIQKFRNKPLNIELLIEKLLQGDIPSLSKAITIIESTNPTHKEQAHKIIQTCLPHANKSVRIGITGVPGVGKSTFIEAFGMYLTSIGKKVAVLAVDPSSTISKGSILGDKTRMEDLVKNANAFIRPSASGESLGGVSRKTRESIILCEACGFDTILIETVGVGQSETAVHSMTDFFLLLNLAGAGDELQGIKRGIMEMADSVIINKADGDNLKRANNAKLDINRALHLFPLKDSKWQPKVLLASAFYNQGIEDVWQLLEKYFSLTKENGYFETNRKNQNAYWLKETINEQLLSNFYQNQTINEQLQNAENAVQNNEKSPFVAANELLELYDKSQKYHSE
- a CDS encoding ABC-F family ATP-binding cassette domain-containing protein, with translation MNYLSVENISKSFGARTLFEGVSFGINKDQKIAFVAKNGTGKSTILSIINGLDFPDTGQVVIRKGIRMEFLSQEPNLQDELTVEESIFASDNEILKVIERYEKALENMDDQEEYQLAFDQMDRFNAWDFETQYKQILFKLKLEDLKAKVKNMSGGQRKRLALAIILINKPDLLILDEPTNHLDLEMIEWLEDYFAKENITLFMVTHDRFFLERVCNEIIELDNGKIYQYKGNYSYYLQKKEERIASENASIDKAKNLFVKELDWMRRQPKARTTKSKSRQDDFYVIKEKAHSRRKEHQLELEINMERMGSKIIELHNVSLSFPNKVILKNFDYLFNRGERIGIIGKNGTGKSTFLNILTQTLQPDSGKVIIGDTIKVGYYTQSGINPKPEQKVIDIIKEYGEYIPLTKGRTISAGQLLERFLFDRKKQHDFVEKLSGGELKRLYLCTVLIQNPNFLILDEPTNDLDIVTLNVLENFLLDYPGCLLVVSHDRYFMDKIVDHLFVFRGEGEIEDFPGNYSDFRIYEDSAEPVKDEAPKEKVNWKENQPKKAGLSFNEQKEFSKIEREIKDLEYQKKQIEDGFSNGTVSDDEMITKGVELQKIIETIEEKEERWFELSAKMEM